The genomic region GCGCCTGTTACTGGAAGCCATACGGCGCAGCGGCAACGACGTATCCGTCGCCTCCACGCTGCGGGCATACGACGGCGCCGGCGACACAGACAGGCAGAACCGCATTCGGCGGCGGGGCGAGGCGCTGGCGCGGCAATTCATCGAACGGAACAGGGAGAACCCGCCGGATATCTGGTTTACCTATCATCTCTATCACAAGGCGCCGGACTGGATCGGCCCCCTGGTCTGCGACGCCTTCGCCATCCCCTATATCATTGCGGAAGCCAGTATCGCCCCGAAACAGGCCGGCGGCCCCTGGACCGATGGGCTGGCTGCCGTGACCGCGGCGGTCCGTGGGGCAAGCCGTGTCATCGTCCTGAACCCGGTCGACCGCGAATGCATCGAGCCCTTCACAGGACCGGGCAGCCGGATTGTCGCGCTGCCGCCCTTTATCGATACCGGGCCGCCACGGCGGGCAGCGGCGGACCGCCAGCGGCATCGGACGACGCTGGCCGCCCGTCATGGCGTCGCGCCCACTTATGTTTGGATCGCGGTTTCCGCCATGATGCGCTTTGGCGACAAGCTGGAATCGTACCGCGTGCTCGGGCGGGTCATGCAGGGGCTGCGCGACCTGCCGCTGCGCTGGCTGGTCGCGGGCGACGGTCCGGCGCGGGCGGATGTCGAAGCGCTGCTGGGCGCCGACGTGACCTATCTGGGCGCACTGGGCCCGCACGACATGGATATGCTGCACGCGGCGGCGGATTTTGCCGTCTGGCCTGCGATGCGGGAAGCCTTCGGCATGGCCATGCTGGAGGCACAGGCGGCGGGTGCGCCGGTCATCGCCGGCCGCTCTCCCGGCGTGGCGCAGATAATCGCCGATGGCGAAACCG from Alphaproteobacteria bacterium harbors:
- a CDS encoding glycosyltransferase family 4 protein, which produces MARLLLEAIRRSGNDVSVASTLRAYDGAGDTDRQNRIRRRGEALARQFIERNRENPPDIWFTYHLYHKAPDWIGPLVCDAFAIPYIIAEASIAPKQAGGPWTDGLAAVTAAVRGASRVIVLNPVDRECIEPFTGPGSRIVALPPFIDTGPPRRAAADRQRHRTTLAARHGVAPTYVWIAVSAMMRFGDKLESYRVLGRVMQGLRDLPLRWLVAGDGPARADVEALLGADVTYLGALGPHDMDMLHAAADFAVWPAMREAFGMAMLEAQAAGAPVIAGRSPGVAQIIADGETGILTPPGDDMTMAAAIRALAKDPERQRSMGRAAMFKAEREHDIAAAAIGIGRLLREAVS